Genomic DNA from Chloroflexota bacterium:
CTTCACCCATTTGACTTGCTTACGTGCCAAAGACAAGATTTGTTAGTTTCTTTCCCAGCCCTTCGCTCTTCTCACCACCCAACTTGCCACGATGCGTCCAAACCTGGGTCACAGGCGGATAAAGTGTTGAAGCAATCGAGACGATGGCACGCGCAATCTCGCCGCGCGAATCAATCACGAGCGGGTAACCACGATTGAGGGATGCCGTCACTTTGGGTCCACCATCGGGCACGACACCTACTTCGGGCATTTGCAGCGCATTCACGATGTCCTTGCGTGCGATGCCATGTTCGGGATGAAAACGATTCACGACGAGCCGGAATTTCTTTGCGTCGAGTTGCACGTGCTTGAACAAGGTTTCCATCACCTCGCCGGTTGCGCGTACGCTCGCGGCATCGGGGTTGATGACGACAAAGACATAGTTCGCATCGCGCAGGGCTTGCAAATGGAGTGCGGAATTCGTGTCCTGTCCTAAATCCATCACGACAAAGTCCGCCATGCTGCCGACGACACTCAAGAGTTCGTGCATGTATCCGCGTCCCAGTTCGCCTTGAAAGTATTCGTCGCCGCCCATGAACTGCTTGGGAATTCCGACGAGCACGCGGAGATTATTGCGAAACGGTGTCAGGTGTCCCTGCACTTCACTCGGCGACAAAACTGATTGTGCTGAGAGCATCCCAACATTCCCATTTCCACGATACCCTTGCGTCGCCAAATTCATCTGGTAACGCCGCGCGAGCGCAGCGATATTTTTCGCAATCACCGATTCAGGAAAACCCAGATGAATGTGAGTGTTGCCACCTGCCATATTGGTATCGATGAGGACTGTGTTACGATTGGCAATGACACCTAGCACAGCGGCAAGGTTTTCCGAAATCGTGCTCTTACCGACGCCGCCTTTCGCGCCCCACACGGCGACGGAACTTTTCTCCCAGCCATGCGTCGCAATGATCTGGGCAACCTGGGTTGAGACCTGGGGAATATAGGACGGCGACGAACGCTCGCGCAACGCATCCTGTACTGCTTGGTGTCCCATCGCGACGAGCGCACGGGCTTGCGCTTCGCCAATCGGCAGATCGACGTGTCCCTTGATGCCGAGCTGATAGAGTTTCGAGCCCCAATCGCCTTGGGGTGGAATCGCGCCGAGTGTGACAATCGGCTTGCTCTCGTGATGGTATAATCTCTGAATATCGTTTGGCTCGAACGCGGGCAAGGCTGGATCGATCAATACGATGTCCGCATCGAGCGAAGTTGCATCGCTAACGATGCGTGAACCATCCTGCGTCCACGTGACGATCTCGATCCCATTCTGATTCCCAGGACCGAACATGGCATTCAGTTGTTGGACATCGCCCCATTGTCGCAGGGCTAGCAATAACTTGAGATTAGACATAGTAAGGTTAGTTGTTCTAAACCAATCCGCTATCGCGCCGTCGCTTGCGAATGAATCTCACGACGGCGACAAAGAGCACCAGCAATACGACGCCACAGGTGAGAGGCAAGAGAAATGCACCGATGTCAAGTCCGGTCGGAATCGTCGCCGGCGGAACCGGCGTGGGTTTCGGGGGATTTGCATTCGCACGTGTTGGCTGTGCAGTCGGCTGTGCGCTGGAAGGCTGGGTCGACTGACCCATCCCAGGAACTGCGGTGGGTTGTGATTGAGCCGGTGCGACCTGGGTAGGTTGCGCCATAATGGGTTGACCTTGACCGCCTGCAACTTGTGATCGTTCGCGCATCATCCACGCGAGTACGTCGTTGAACGTGATGCCGAAGGTGGGCGATTGTGCGCCATTCGCGGATTCGGCTGTCTGTGCTGGGAGCAGGACGACGTGGACGCGCCCATTATCTTTGCCAAAGGTCAAAAGTTCGACGCTGGATCGCGGCACGAGCACGGTAATGGTTTGAATGTCGCCTTGAATGTAGGCGGGCTGCGATGTGCCTTCTGACGATTGCGATTGACCGAAACTTCCACCCGATCCGGTGAATGCTGGGTTTGGAACCTGTTGAAAACGAACGGCGAGCACGGGCACGTTTTGAATTACAACCTTGTCAGCAGGTAGATTCATATCGGTTGGGCTAACGCTACCATTGTTAGTCATCGGATTCAGCGGCGATTGATTCGGCGGCAAAGTTGGAACAGGGCGCACTCCACTTGGTGGCGTCGGACCAAAAGAAACGATAGGCGATGCCGGTGTAGGAGAAGTCAGCAAATTCGAGAACGTCGTGTTGCTGCTGGTCGAAATGTTCCCAGGTGCAAGACCGACGACGAGATCGACCCAATCCCCGGGTGCGATCTGGCTCGGCGCGGTCTTGGGATCAACCGGAATCACCATCGCGACCTTGTCGGGATCAGTCATCACGAGCGCGAGGCGACTCGTCGCTTGCGGATTGCCAGAGGCGACAATCGCGCTTTTTCGTAATGGCTCACCCGCATGAATGTTCTCTAGGACGAACCCGCCGACGTACTGATCGCTCTCTTCGCGTTGAATGAGAGTTTGCGCGACCTGGGAATTGATGCGTTGGGCATCTATTCCAAGTGCATTCGGATCGAGCGTCGAGTAGGCGGGGATGTCCTGTACAGCAATGACGACTGAGTACGGCGGCGGAGCCATCATGCCGCCGAGCATGAGGAAACCGACGAAGGCGAGACCGGCGAGTAGAATGCCGATGGTGAATGTGGCCGAACGAAGCATCCAACGTTCTCCGTATCAAGGGTTAGCGGATCTCGCCGTAGGGCAAAAGGCAGAAACCGCGAAAAAATCTGCCCCAATTTTAACAGGCAAAAGTGACTCGAAACTGAAACTAAACTGAAAGTAAGACCCAATTTTGAGGAAAATCGAAAAATTCCCGAAAGTTGATCGGCTGCCCGCGTCCAATCTGCCTTCATCGCGATCAAAACGACGCATTCAAAGTCGAAGGACGTAGACACGCTTGGTCTACGTCCTTCGGCTTCCTCATACTCAGGGAAGTTACTGGACGAATTCCGCTACAGGCGGATCGTTGGCAATCTCTGCGTATACCGCTTGAGTTTCTTGGCTGGGCGCGCCGAGATTCAATTCTTCACGCAATACGTGCACACAGCGTTGATACGTCCTCGCCGCGCCGGCGCGGTCGCCGGCTTTGAATTGAAGTCGCATCATGGCTTGATAGATGTCCTCGCGATCCCGATTGATGTCGATCAAAGTCTGGTAATAGCGCAGGGCTTGAGCGTAATCGCCGTGCCGTCCATAGATGCCTGCCAACGCTTGCAGCGTGTCCAAGTATTGCCGGCGCAATTGGGCGCGGATGCTTTGACACCAGTCGCCATACGATTCGGCAAAGAAATCACCGCGATAGAGCGCGATCGCCGCTTCGTACGCTTCGATGCGTTCGGAGATTCCTTTAGATGTGGCAGCGCGAGCAAGACAGTCGCTAAATTGCGCGACGTCATAACTCAAATTCAAATTGGGCTGCAGCGAATACACCGCGTCCTCATAGATTATGCCATTGGGAATGACACGCCGTAGGCGATAGGTGGTCGAATGAAAGACCTCGCTCGCCGCCGCGACGTTCTTGCCGGGCCAAAGTGCTTCCACGATTTCTTCTTTGCGTAATCCCTGGGGGTTTGCCAACAAGAGAAATAAAAGCTCCTTGGTCGCATGCGTTCCCCAATCGTCGAGCGTGATCTGACGATCTCCGAGCATGACGCGACTCATGCCAAAAGCTTGGACGCTGAGCCGTACTGGCGCAGATGAGGTATTGCGATCCAGGGCAACCAGCGCCGCGTACAAGCGGTTGAAATAGTGGGGCTGAATTTTCTTCGATTGCGCGTACTTGATCAGCGGCAACAATTGAACGCGCTCGGCGACGATGAAGGGTATAGCCGTGGGTTCCAAGCCATCGGCTTGGCGCGCGAGTTCTTTCAGTTCCTTTTGCGCTTGGGCAAACTTTCGTCGTGCGAAATACGTTTGGGCAAGGTAAAGGCGCGCGCGGAGATAATCGCGCCGCATCGTCTTGAGTAGTTCTTGCGCGCGGTTCAGATGAAGGATCGCGTCGCTCATCCGTTTCTGCTCGCACGCCCAAATCCCCAACGCGGATTCCACAAGACCCATCTCGTAATTGGATTGGTGCTTTTCGGCAGATTCCTTCGCCTCTTGCAAATAACTGGTGACCTTATCAGCATCACCGATCATGCGGCACGTCTCGCCGAGCGCGACCAATCCATACGTCAAGATGAATCCCTCCATGCAGCGACCCCGCTCAATCGCGTCGTGATAATATTCCATGGCGCGCGCCAGTTGATCCAGGTCGCGGTACACATCTCCCAGACTCGCGAGCGCAAACGCTTCACCGCGGCGCACGCCGTGTTGATGAGACCAAGCCCGCGCCTCTTCCAGCGTCGCCAGGGCACGCGAATAATCACCCGCGATGTGCTGACCCACGCCAATGCTATTGAGCGTCATTGCTAGACCAGGAATGTTGTCCATTTGCTGCCACAGTTTAAGCGCTTGTTGATAGTAATCATCCGCCGTTGGATCGCCATGAATCCGCAAACACGTTCCAATCTCGTGATTGAGCCACGCGACACGCGTGGTATCGTCGAGGGCTTGATAAAGTTCCAAAGCTTGCTCCAGTTCGCGAATGCATTGAGGATAAGCGCCCAAATGCACATGCGCCGTTCCCAGGATCCGATACGCGCGCGCTTCATCGGGCTGGGCTTGATGACGTTGTAAAACCTTGACGACCTTCAGGCACTCACCCACGGCGTCGCGATAGCGACCGCTGAGATTCCACAGCATCGCCCGCCACACGATCACTTTCGCGACGGAGAGATCATCACCTTTCTGCTCGTAGAGTTCAATCGCGCGCGTATAGGCATTTTCCGCTTCCTGATTTTTTCCTGTCTCGGCGAAAACCTTGCCGCGCGTCACGACCAAGTCGGGATGCGCGGTTAAAATCTCAGAGGGTAAAGCATCGATCCATTCCGCCAGAACCGACCAGCGTCCGGCGTCGAACGTCGATTGAGCGATGCGTTCCGCCAAACGCGCCGCCGCGTCAAACATTTCGGCGGCGAGATAGTGAGAGATGGCTTGTCCCAGCGAAGAATCCTGGGATTCGAAAAACTCTGCCGCGCGGCGATTCAGCGTGCGCCAGCGCGCAGCATCTGTTTCGATCAAGCGCCGTCGCAGGAATTCGTGAAAGAGGTTGTGATAGCGATAGAGTACGCTGCCCGTCTGATCGCCCAGTCGGATCACAAACAAATTCCGTTCCTCGATGGTGCGCAACAACTGGACGGTGTTTTGGATTTCAAATACCTGATCGCAAACGACGGCATCCAAGCGACTGAAGATGGACGAGTCCAAGAGAAAGCGTTGAAGTGGCTCGGGCAGATGCGCCAGCGTTTCACTCGCCAGAAAACGGAAGACATTTTCCTTGGCGTCTTGCCCGTGAATCCGCTGTTGAAAAATACTGGGCCAGAGTTCCGGGGTGGTCAACAAAATGCCAGCGATCCAACCTTCCGACCGCTCGGTGAGATCGGCGGCTTGGTCGGGCGATAGTTCCATCTGGAAATTTTGTTTTACAAGCGCGCTGACCTCCTCGGCGGTGAAATGTAGTTCGTCGTCGCCCAGCGCGGCGACGTGCTGATCGAGTTGCAGGCGCGTCAAATCCAGGCGCGTCGGCAAAGTGCGCGAGCAAATGATGAAATGAACTTTGCCCGGCAGCAGGAAAAGCAGCGTGTTGAACAGATGATTGACCGGCTCTGAGTCGGCGACGCGGTGATAATCGTCGAAGATCAAGACAAAATGCTCCGAGCCGGTTCCTTGTAGTTCGGCGGCAAGCGCGCTGATCACCGTATCGAAATCCCGGTCGGTCGCGCTGGTGGACAGAGTCTTTTGAGCGCGTTCGCCCACTTTCGGAAATCGTCCGTTGATCGAGGCGATGAGATTCTCCAAAAAGACTTGGGGATCGCGGTCCGATTCTTCCAGACTGTACCAACAAACCGGCAACATCGTCTCGTGAGCAAAATCGATCAAGAGCGAAGTTTTGCCGGAACCGGCGGATGCGGACACAATCACCAGACGGCGATCCATGTGTTCGTGGAGAAAGCGCACCAGGCGCGTTCGATGTAACAGTCGCTGGTTGCGACTGGGCAGTACGATCTTGCTAGTGGTAGGAAAGGTAGTCACGTTTATTCATCCTTGATTTGATTTGATTCGAGCAAAGATTCCGAGGTCACATTGACCTGGAGTACGAACACACCATTGGCCGAAGATTCTTCGATAATGTTGCTGCGTTCAAGCGTCTGGCGGGTTCCATAATTCGCGGATAGCCTCTTGTAGTTGAGCGACCCGCTGGTTCATCTGGATCAATACGGCAAGAATGGTTCTGGCTTCACTGCCGGCAAGCTCTTCAACGCGGATGATTTCAAGTTTGCCCAGTCCTTCGTCCAACTGTTTCAGTACGTTTCCGACTGTGCCGCGCATGGCATTGCGCGCCATCGCTTCGGCGATTGGACGCGGAAGCGTCGCATCAAATTGCAGGAGCGCCGTCATCCAGCGTTGCACATACGATTCTTGCTTGGAAGTCTTGCTTGGGTCATTCATTGTGTCGTGTCCTCAAATTGAAGAGTGTATCAAGAGAAATCGGAGAAGGTCTATTCTTCGATTCATTGCGATTTAGATTCGGCAGTGATCTTTGTCACTCGTGTCCGACAAAGATCACTGCCGAGGCACACTCGACTCACGCCAGGCAAAGTCTTAACCTGGGTGGAAGACATCCGCCAGCCTCAAAAACAATGGGTTACTGCGCGATCATTTTTTCGTTTTCGTTTTGGAACTTGTCGTGCCAAAGCCGTCAGGACAATTTCTCCTGATCAACTCGTCGCATTGCCTTTTAAGAGTCAATGCGAAAAAGCGTTCGTTCCGGATGGTAGAGCGTCGTGCGGGCACTGCGTTGTGCATGTTCGGTCAAGCCTCCTTGAGATAAAGTGTGGATCATGGGCGAGGCTTGCGGCGCTTCCAAGCATCGGCGTCGAGTATCTTGGTTGCGATTATACGAGCCGCGACTGACAGAAAACTGAAACTTGACTGAAAGAACGGCTCGATTTGGCTTGAATAGGGCGCTTCGTCGCGCAAAACTCGACGACTGCCTATATGGGTGATGATTTTCGATCTTCGGGAGATTGCGTGAGAGAAAAGAGGAAAATTGGAGGAGGCGCAGGGGAGTACGTCCGCACGTGGATTCCTTCCGTGCGGCATGTCGAGCGTGAGGAATTATCTCGACCGCTCTTCGCGTTCAAACTACAAACGCGAATAATATCGACGTACTTTAGATCAACTCAGAGCATCACCTCCGTATGCCAGGTCGATCTGTCAATGCGTACTGACAGATCGCCACCATTCGCTGTCAGCCATTCCTCTCATCCAATCTACTTTAGCGCATCGAGACCTCCATAATTTTGAAACTGGATCGCACATCTCACCGGAAGGGTGACCATGACGACATCTAACGCGTCAAGATCACGACCATTTTCCGATGGCGCATCTTGACGAGTTCCATACATTCAACGCGTTACGCGCGTTTTTCCAAAATCCATCGTGCGATGGCTTGCACGAAAGAATCGAAATCGGCGGCGTGAATTTGGGAAAGCATTTCTTTTTCTTCTT
This window encodes:
- a CDS encoding AAA family ATPase — encoded protein: MSNLKLLLALRQWGDVQQLNAMFGPGNQNGIEIVTWTQDGSRIVSDATSLDADIVLIDPALPAFEPNDIQRLYHHESKPIVTLGAIPPQGDWGSKLYQLGIKGHVDLPIGEAQARALVAMGHQAVQDALRERSSPSYIPQVSTQVAQIIATHGWEKSSVAVWGAKGGVGKSTISENLAAVLGVIANRNTVLIDTNMAGGNTHIHLGFPESVIAKNIAALARRYQMNLATQGYRGNGNVGMLSAQSVLSPSEVQGHLTPFRNNLRVLVGIPKQFMGGDEYFQGELGRGYMHELLSVVGSMADFVVMDLGQDTNSALHLQALRDANYVFVVINPDAASVRATGEVMETLFKHVQLDAKKFRLVVNRFHPEHGIARKDIVNALQMPEVGVVPDGGPKVTASLNRGYPLVIDSRGEIARAIVSIASTLYPPVTQVWTHRGKLGGEKSEGLGKKLTNLVFGT
- a CDS encoding tetratricopeptide repeat protein, producing MTTFPTTSKIVLPSRNQRLLHRTRLVRFLHEHMDRRLVIVSASAGSGKTSLLIDFAHETMLPVCWYSLEESDRDPQVFLENLIASINGRFPKVGERAQKTLSTSATDRDFDTVISALAAELQGTGSEHFVLIFDDYHRVADSEPVNHLFNTLLFLLPGKVHFIICSRTLPTRLDLTRLQLDQHVAALGDDELHFTAEEVSALVKQNFQMELSPDQAADLTERSEGWIAGILLTTPELWPSIFQQRIHGQDAKENVFRFLASETLAHLPEPLQRFLLDSSIFSRLDAVVCDQVFEIQNTVQLLRTIEERNLFVIRLGDQTGSVLYRYHNLFHEFLRRRLIETDAARWRTLNRRAAEFFESQDSSLGQAISHYLAAEMFDAAARLAERIAQSTFDAGRWSVLAEWIDALPSEILTAHPDLVVTRGKVFAETGKNQEAENAYTRAIELYEQKGDDLSVAKVIVWRAMLWNLSGRYRDAVGECLKVVKVLQRHQAQPDEARAYRILGTAHVHLGAYPQCIRELEQALELYQALDDTTRVAWLNHEIGTCLRIHGDPTADDYYQQALKLWQQMDNIPGLAMTLNSIGVGQHIAGDYSRALATLEEARAWSHQHGVRRGEAFALASLGDVYRDLDQLARAMEYYHDAIERGRCMEGFILTYGLVALGETCRMIGDADKVTSYLQEAKESAEKHQSNYEMGLVESALGIWACEQKRMSDAILHLNRAQELLKTMRRDYLRARLYLAQTYFARRKFAQAQKELKELARQADGLEPTAIPFIVAERVQLLPLIKYAQSKKIQPHYFNRLYAALVALDRNTSSAPVRLSVQAFGMSRVMLGDRQITLDDWGTHATKELLFLLLANPQGLRKEEIVEALWPGKNVAAASEVFHSTTYRLRRVIPNGIIYEDAVYSLQPNLNLSYDVAQFSDCLARAATSKGISERIEAYEAAIALYRGDFFAESYGDWCQSIRAQLRRQYLDTLQALAGIYGRHGDYAQALRYYQTLIDINRDREDIYQAMMRLQFKAGDRAGAARTYQRCVHVLREELNLGAPSQETQAVYAEIANDPPVAEFVQ